Proteins from one Litoribrevibacter albus genomic window:
- a CDS encoding sensor histidine kinase, with protein MTVIDPQRNLDLQGGVLAESLSLMEALSPIGSMHESSAPAELAGLHKTFELFGQMSQQLSQSYLMLEDRVKHLSSQLEKQTAERLKELAEKEQLAERLSSLLDLLPGGVVVINEDGLIEQCNPAARELLDAFSGELVGSRWVDVIRSCFRPRQDDGHEVSTVGGSRLSISTRSLENQPGQIVLLTDQTETRHLQEEVSRNERLSAMGKMVASLAHQIRTPLSAAMLFGGHLKNPGLEDTKRVAIAQRLMSRLSHLEQQVRDMLIFAKGDLKTAELIQVREFCLSLQDAITAHDWPETVDVELRNQCPEEAFYCNSEALVGAVLNLVENAAQATSHKISVQISLTQSRDKAWFICSVKDDGPGMNKKTLSKVMEPFFTTKSQGTGLGLAVVKAVVSAHGGEFTLASEEGDGTEAILKIPLVQLTSAEIEGVE; from the coding sequence ATGACAGTGATAGATCCACAACGGAATTTAGACTTGCAGGGTGGTGTGCTTGCAGAGAGCTTGTCTCTGATGGAAGCGCTTAGCCCGATTGGTAGTATGCATGAGTCATCGGCGCCTGCGGAATTGGCTGGGCTGCATAAAACATTTGAATTGTTTGGTCAGATGTCTCAACAGTTAAGTCAGTCATATTTAATGCTTGAAGACAGAGTAAAGCACTTGTCTTCACAGCTAGAAAAACAAACGGCTGAGCGCCTAAAAGAATTAGCAGAAAAAGAGCAGCTGGCTGAGCGGTTAAGTAGCTTATTAGACTTGTTGCCAGGTGGTGTGGTCGTAATTAATGAAGATGGACTCATTGAACAGTGTAACCCTGCCGCCCGAGAATTATTAGATGCATTTTCAGGTGAGCTGGTTGGTAGTCGTTGGGTCGATGTGATTCGTAGCTGTTTTAGACCAAGGCAGGATGATGGGCATGAGGTGTCTACGGTTGGTGGCAGTCGTTTAAGTATTTCAACGCGTTCTTTGGAGAACCAACCTGGTCAAATTGTGCTATTGACGGATCAGACAGAAACGCGCCATCTGCAGGAAGAAGTTTCTCGTAATGAGCGTTTGAGTGCGATGGGTAAGATGGTCGCTTCCTTGGCGCATCAGATTCGTACACCATTGTCTGCGGCCATGTTGTTTGGTGGACACTTAAAGAACCCCGGTTTGGAAGATACTAAGCGAGTAGCTATTGCTCAACGCTTAATGTCTCGATTGTCGCATTTGGAACAGCAAGTGCGAGATATGCTGATTTTTGCCAAAGGTGATTTGAAAACGGCAGAGTTGATTCAGGTTAGAGAATTTTGCCTGTCGTTACAGGACGCTATTACCGCCCATGATTGGCCAGAAACGGTAGATGTTGAATTACGTAATCAATGTCCGGAGGAAGCGTTTTATTGCAACTCTGAGGCGTTGGTTGGTGCGGTATTGAATTTGGTGGAGAATGCGGCTCAGGCTACGTCTCATAAGATCTCGGTTCAGATCTCTCTAACTCAATCCCGAGATAAAGCTTGGTTTATATGTTCTGTAAAAGACGATGGACCTGGCATGAATAAGAAAACACTTTCAAAGGTAATGGAACCTTTCTTTACAACTAAGTCTCAAGGAACAGGTCTTGGGCTGGCTGTGGTGAAAGCGGTTGTGTCTGCTCATGGGGGCGAGTTTACGCTTGCTTCAGAAGAGGGGGACGGCACAGAGGCAATATTGAAGATTCCATTGGTGCAATTAACTTCAGCAGAGATTGAAGGAGTAGAGTAA
- the fliE gene encoding flagellar hook-basal body complex protein FliE, which produces MEVRSDITQVLSQMRQMRSQVQEQSKQSVELGQLGEINKPREVQKDDAPEFSQLLKMAVDQVNETQMQASSLATAYEKGDPSVDIPEVMIAAQKASVAFQAMTQVRNKLISAYEEIMKMPI; this is translated from the coding sequence ATGGAAGTCAGATCAGATATTACTCAAGTACTGTCGCAAATGCGCCAGATGAGAAGTCAGGTTCAGGAACAGTCCAAGCAGAGTGTTGAGCTTGGGCAGCTGGGTGAAATCAATAAGCCAAGAGAAGTCCAAAAAGATGATGCTCCTGAGTTTTCTCAGTTGCTGAAAATGGCGGTTGATCAGGTGAATGAAACTCAGATGCAAGCATCCAGTTTGGCTACTGCCTATGAAAAAGGTGATCCGAGCGTGGATATTCCTGAAGTTATGATCGCGGCGCAAAAGGCCAGCGTTGCATTCCAGGCAATGACTCAGGTGAGAAATAAACTCATCAGCGCATATGAAGAGATCATGAAAATGCCTATCTAA
- a CDS encoding sigma-54-dependent transcriptional regulator produces MAKQKVLVVEDDRDLREALCLTLDVAGYPYEEAASGEIALDILKDTPIDMVISDVNMSGIDGHELLKRIKANHPGLPVALMTAYGDIERAINAVRNGAADYLVKPFESETLLDLVKSTLGNQTPMSGTNLPVAEEQSSIDLLSLAKRVAESDSTVLISGESGTGKEVLARYIHDNSLRADQPFIAINCAAIPENMLEAILFGHEKGAYTGAINGAPGKFEQANGGTILLDEISEMEIGLQAKLLRVLQEREVERLGGRKTIKLDVRVIATTNRDLREYVQEGKFREDLYYRLSVFPLQWKPLRERPKDIVPLAKRLLKKHGKKMGKGSLKIDSSAVHMLTQYNWPGNVRELDNAVQRALVLQQGNVVSAEDFRLEMSPPVVSMASYMKPQQPVQPNVPNMAEMGAVSQGEIGNYEKHGIMESSAPATSTMHALDSSPEASLGDDLKQREFQVILNTLRSVNGSRKQTSEILGISPRTLRYKLAKMRESGLDVDELLAAS; encoded by the coding sequence ATGGCAAAGCAAAAAGTATTGGTCGTAGAAGATGATCGTGATTTAAGAGAAGCGCTTTGCTTGACCTTAGATGTTGCGGGTTATCCCTATGAAGAAGCGGCATCAGGTGAAATTGCCCTGGATATTCTTAAAGACACGCCGATCGATATGGTGATCAGTGATGTCAATATGTCCGGTATTGACGGTCATGAATTGCTTAAGCGAATTAAAGCGAATCATCCTGGCTTACCTGTCGCTTTAATGACCGCATACGGTGACATTGAGCGAGCAATTAATGCAGTAAGAAATGGCGCTGCGGATTATTTAGTAAAACCGTTTGAGTCAGAAACCTTGCTTGATTTAGTAAAGTCGACATTGGGGAATCAAACACCAATGTCGGGTACGAATCTGCCTGTGGCGGAAGAGCAAAGTTCCATCGACCTGTTGAGTTTAGCGAAGCGAGTTGCAGAATCGGATTCAACCGTACTGATTTCTGGTGAAAGTGGTACAGGTAAAGAGGTTCTTGCACGTTATATTCATGATAATTCGCTAAGAGCGGATCAGCCGTTTATTGCGATTAACTGTGCAGCAATTCCCGAGAATATGCTGGAAGCAATTCTCTTTGGTCATGAGAAGGGTGCTTACACTGGCGCCATCAATGGTGCACCAGGTAAATTCGAGCAAGCGAATGGCGGTACCATCTTGCTGGATGAGATCTCAGAAATGGAGATCGGTCTTCAAGCGAAATTACTGCGTGTACTTCAAGAAAGGGAAGTAGAGCGTTTGGGTGGCCGTAAGACCATCAAACTGGATGTTCGAGTGATTGCAACAACCAACCGTGATCTTCGTGAATATGTCCAGGAAGGTAAATTCCGTGAAGACCTTTATTATCGTTTGAGCGTCTTCCCGCTGCAGTGGAAACCATTGCGTGAGCGTCCAAAAGACATCGTTCCTTTGGCTAAGCGTCTTCTGAAAAAACACGGTAAGAAGATGGGCAAGGGCTCGTTGAAAATTGACTCAAGTGCTGTGCACATGCTGACGCAATACAACTGGCCTGGAAATGTTCGGGAACTTGATAATGCTGTGCAGCGCGCGTTAGTGCTGCAACAGGGGAATGTGGTAAGTGCGGAAGATTTTCGTCTGGAAATGTCACCTCCTGTGGTATCAATGGCCTCCTATATGAAGCCTCAGCAGCCAGTGCAACCTAATGTGCCTAATATGGCTGAGATGGGAGCTGTTTCACAGGGTGAAATAGGCAACTATGAAAAACATGGTATAATGGAAAGTAGCGCCCCTGCGACTTCCACTATGCATGCGCTGGATTCTTCTCCAGAAGCTTCATTGGGAGATGATCTGAAACAGCGCGAATTTCAGGTGATTCTCAATACGTTGAGATCAGTAAACGGCAGCCGAAAGCAGACCTCTGAAATTCTCGGAATCAGTCCACGGACTTTACGCTATAAATTGGCAAAAATGCGTGAAAGTGGCCTTGATGTAGATGAATTGTTGGCTGCTTCCTGA